One Amaranthus tricolor cultivar Red isolate AtriRed21 chromosome 10, ASM2621246v1, whole genome shotgun sequence genomic window carries:
- the LOC130824742 gene encoding uncharacterized protein LOC130824742 codes for MCPLRFILVFFSAILAGFLAWRSFRSSPELDIVISDDGKTSSSSSSIDHKQERSFKMIIQDGFWVFVDMASGRYLWRNFKGMNMKTMEKTKSC; via the exons ATGTGTCCTTTAAGATtcattttggtatttttttctGCAATTTTGGCTGGGTTTTTGGCATGGAGATCATTTCGTTCATCACCTGAGCTTGATATCGTCATTTCTGATGATGGAAaaacttcatcatcatcatcatcaattgaTCATAAGCAAGAAAGAAGCTTTAAAATG ATAATCCAAGATGGTTTCTGGGTATTTGTTGATATGGCTAGCGGAAGATATTTATGGAGAAATTTTAAGGGGATGAACATGAAAACAATGGAAAAAACAAAGAGCTGTTAA
- the LOC130825123 gene encoding vacuolar protein-sorting-associated protein 33 homolog has protein sequence MAQIPNLDNAPIDLSSLRAQSQKELLTILKNIRGKKCLVIDPKLSGSLSLIVQTALLKEHGVELRHLSAEPLQTECTKVVYLVCNHLELMRHISLHINDSTSKGLQREYFLYFVPRRSVACEQILKKEKVHDLLTIGEYPLYLVPLDEDVISFELDLAYKECLVDGDTSALWHIAKAIHKLEFSFGVIPNLRAKGKASLRVAEILDRMQTEDPVNVADVVPEISTLILLDREVDMVTPMCSQLTYEGLLDEILHVNNGAVELDASIMGVQQEGKKVKVPLNSSDKLFKETRDLNFEVVVQVLRQKATSMKQDYADITTTTQTVSELKDFVKKLNSLPEMTRHINLAQHLSTFTSKPSFLGRLDMEHTIVESESYDISFEYIEEMIHKQEPFLSVLRLLILFSVTNSGLPKRHYDYLRREILHSYGFEHIATLNNLEKAGFFKKQDVRSNWLTIKRALRLVLEDTDTANPNDISYVFSGYAPLSVRLIQQAIRFGWRPIEEILKLLPGPHLETKRGQLSRASSVESLSGGSANVDKAATGRRSLVLVVFIGGVTFAELSALRFLSSQELMAYDIIVATTKMINGQTLLNPFVKKLS, from the exons ATGGCTCAAATACCCAATTTGGATAACGCTCCCATTGATTTATCTTCTCTCAG AGCTCAATCTCAGAAAGAGCTGTTAACGATCCTAAAAAAT ATTCGTGGGAAAAAATGTCTGGTTATTGATCCTAAGCTTAGTGGGTCACTCTCACTGATTGTCCAAACTGCACTTCTTAAG GAACACGGGGTAGAGCTGCGGCATTTGTCAGCTGAACCTCTGCAAACTGAGTGTACAAAGGTTGTGTACCTTGTATGTAATCATCTTGAACTTATGAGACATATTTCCTTGCATATTAATGACAGCACATCAAAGGGATTACAACGGGagtattttctttattttgttcCTCGACGTTCAGTGGCATGTGAACAG ATACTGAAAAAGGAGAAAGTACATGATTTATTGACAATTGGAGAATACCCGTTATACTTGGTCCCACTTGACGAGGATGTAATATCTTTTGAACTCGACCTTGCATATAAG GAGTGCCTTGTTGATGGTGATACAAGTGCACTGTGGCATATTGCAAAAGCTATTCATAAGCTTGAG TTTTCGTTTGGTGTGATACCGAATTTAAGGGCAAAAGGCAAGGCTTCACTACGTGTTGCGGAGATTCTCGACAGGATGCAGACAGAAGATCCTGTCAACGTAGCAGAT GTGGTGCCGGAAATAAGTACGCTGATTTTGCTAGATAGAGAG GTTGACATGGTTACTCCTATGTGTTCTCAGTTAACATACGAAGGCTTGCTGGATGAG ATTCTACATGTGAATAATGGGGCTGTGGAGCTTGATGCATCTATTATGGGTGTTCAACAGGAAGGGAAAAAGGTTAAAGTACCTCTGAATTCAAG CGACAAGCTATTTAAGGAAACTCGAGACCTAAACTTTGAAGTTGTTGTTCAG GTCCTACGTCAAAAAGCCACATCCATGAAACAAGATTATGCAGACATAACAACAACT ACTCAAACGGTATCGGAGCTGAAGGACTTTGTTAAAAAGCTTAACTCGTTGCCAGAGATGACT AGACACATAAATCTTGCTCAACATTTGTCGACATTCACATCCAAGCCATCATTTCTTGGGCGTCTCGATATGGAGCACACTATTGTGGAATCTGAGAGCTATGACAT ATCTTTCGAGTATATTGAAGAGATGATTCACAAGCAGGAACCTTTTCTTAGTGTCCTTCGGCTTCTCATCTTGTTTTCTGTTACAAATTCAGGATTGCCTAAGAGACATTATGACTATTTGAG GAGAGAGATACTTCATAGCTATGGATTTGAGCATATAGCCACACTGAATAATTTAGAGAAAGcaggtttttttaaaaaacag GATGTGAGAAGCAACTGGTTGACCATCAAACGAGCTTTGCGTCTTGTATTAGAAGATACTGATACAGCCAA TCCCAATGATATTTCTTATGTATTCTCTGGATATGCGCCACTTAGTGTACGTCTGATCCAGCAAGCCATTAGATTTGGATG GCGTCCAATTGAAGAAATACTAAAGCTACTACCTGGACCACACTTAGAAACTAAAAGA GGGCAACTGTCACGTGCTTCATCAGTGGAGTCACTGTCAGGAGGATCGGCTAATGTTGACAA AGCGGCTACTGGGAGACGCTCTCTAGTACTGGTGGTATTCATCGGTGGGGTGACATTTGCCGAGTTATCTGCCCTCCGCTTTCTCAGTTCTCAG GAACTGATGGCATATGATATAATCGTCGCTACGACAAAGATGATCAACGGCCAAACTTTACTAAATCCATTTGTGAAAAAGCTATCTTGA
- the LOC130825125 gene encoding adenylyl-sulfate kinase 3 isoform X1: MSTVGNSTNIFWHECPVGKMDRQKLLDQKGCVVWITGLSGSGKSTLACSLDRELHSRGKLSYVLDGDNLRHGLNKNLGFSAEDRAENIRRVGEVAKLFSDAGLICIASLISPYRKDRDACRAMLPDGNFVEVFMNMPLEVCEERDAKGLYKLARAGKIKGFTGIDDPYEPPLNCEIELNLLNGICPTPLEMAGQVTSYLGEKGFLHYE, encoded by the exons ATGTCTACTGTGGGTAACTCGACGAATATCTTCTGGCATGAATGTCCAGTTGGAAAGATGGATAGGCAAAAGCTACTTGATCAAAAGGGATGTGTTGTTTGGATTACTGGTCTTAGTGGATCAG GAAAAAGCACATTGGCTTGCTCTTTAGATAGAGAGCTACATTCCAGGGGTAAACTATCTTATGTACTTGATGGAGACAATCTTAGGCATGGTTTAAACAAGAATCTTGGCTTTTCCGCTGAGGACCGTGCTGAAAACATACGCAGAGTTG GGGAGGTTGCGAAGCTATTTTCAGATGCTGGCTTGATTTGTATAGCAAGTTTGATATCTCCGTATAGAAAAGATCGTGATGCTTGTCGTGCAATGCTACCAGATGGAAATTTCGTTGAG GTTTTCATGAACATGCCTTTGGAAGTTTGTGAAGAACGAGATGCCAAAGGACTTTATAAGCTTGCTCGTGCTGGAAAGATCAAAG GCTTTACTGGCATAGATGACCCATACGAGCCTCCACTGAACTGTGAG ATAGAACTGAATTTGTTAAACGGAATTTGCCCAACACCACTCGAAATGGCTGGGCAGGTAACATCATACTTAGGCGAGAAAGGCTTCTTACATTACGAATGA
- the LOC130825125 gene encoding adenylyl-sulfate kinase 3 isoform X2 — MSTVGNSTNIFWHECPVGKMDRQKLLDQKGCVVWITGLSGSGKSTLACSLDRELHSRGKLSYVLDGDNLRHGLNKNLGFSAEDRAENIRRVGEVAKLFSDAGLICIASLISPYRKDRDACRAMLPDGNFVEVFMNMPLEVCEERDAKGLYKLARAGKIKGFTGIDDPYEPPLNCEN, encoded by the exons ATGTCTACTGTGGGTAACTCGACGAATATCTTCTGGCATGAATGTCCAGTTGGAAAGATGGATAGGCAAAAGCTACTTGATCAAAAGGGATGTGTTGTTTGGATTACTGGTCTTAGTGGATCAG GAAAAAGCACATTGGCTTGCTCTTTAGATAGAGAGCTACATTCCAGGGGTAAACTATCTTATGTACTTGATGGAGACAATCTTAGGCATGGTTTAAACAAGAATCTTGGCTTTTCCGCTGAGGACCGTGCTGAAAACATACGCAGAGTTG GGGAGGTTGCGAAGCTATTTTCAGATGCTGGCTTGATTTGTATAGCAAGTTTGATATCTCCGTATAGAAAAGATCGTGATGCTTGTCGTGCAATGCTACCAGATGGAAATTTCGTTGAG GTTTTCATGAACATGCCTTTGGAAGTTTGTGAAGAACGAGATGCCAAAGGACTTTATAAGCTTGCTCGTGCTGGAAAGATCAAAG GCTTTACTGGCATAGATGACCCATACGAGCCTCCACTGAACTGTGAG AACTGA
- the LOC130825126 gene encoding 60S ribosomal protein L27-3, translating into MVKFLKPGKAVIVLQGRYAGRKAVIVRNFDDGTRDRPYGHCLVAGINKYPKKVIRKDSAKKQAKKSRVKCFIKVVNYNHIMPTRYTLDVDLKEIVTADVLQSKDKKVTAAKETKAKFEERFKTGKNRWFFSKLRF; encoded by the coding sequence ATGGTGAAATTCTTGAAACCAGGAAAAGCTGTAATTGTCCTTCAAGGTCGTTACGCCGGAAGGAAGGCTGTAATCGTCCGCAACTTCGACGATGGAACTCGCGATCGTCCATACGGTCACTGCCTCGTTGCCGGTATCAACAAGTACCCTAAGAAGGTTATCCGCAAGGATTCAGCGAAGAAACAAGCAAAGAAGTCACGAGTGAAATGCTTCATCAAAGTCGTGAATTACAATCACATCATGCCTACTCGATACACGCTTGATGTCGATCTGAAGGAGATTGTTACTGCTGATGTTCTTCAATCTAAGGACAAGAAAGTGACTGCTGCTAAGGAGACCAAGGCCAAGTTTGAGGAGAGGTTCAAGACTGGCAAGAACCGTTGGTTTTTCTCTAAGCTCAGGTTTTAG